The stretch of DNA aacgaccctcacaagcttatgcgaatgagcacaatggcaagtaagcgTAATCAACAACATAGGAATTTAGTTCATCATATTTAAAGCATAGAATGTCAGTTAATGATCGcgcactacaaaaaaaattaggttttaaAAGCGGTCGAAACAACTGGGAAAAGTCTCTAGAACcgctgaaaaaatattttccgaCATTTATAAAACCGTCGGGAAAAGTTTTATAACCGCCGTTAGATCTCTATCGCTAAAAGTCTTTGCCGACAGTTTATATAAGCGTTGGAGAAGATAATAATTTTAGTAACGCTTTTCCAACCGCTACTAAATATAGTAAAAAGCGCTAgtataaattagttaatttatacCATCGGTTTCGTAATTATTGTGAATCCaatccaaaatataaaacatataatttttaaaaaaaaactagacaAGATTTTAAGACtctttaaatttagatatacgGACAAATTCAtcattcaaacaaatttaaatttgattacatACGACAATTGTCAAACAAGAGAAGCCAATTCATTTAATCAAATAGGAGTTTGCAGAGTAAAAACAGAATtatcaatcaaaaattttattcaaagaaGTTTTcaatctaaaagaaataaaatccaTATGAAATCAAAGTTTTCTACGAGTTCTTCAACTTATTTTATGAATTCACTCTGAATTAAACACCAATCCTTCCTCTTTTTTGAAAATtcctgccaaaaaaaaaaaaattaagttagtGAAACAATAAAATCAAAAGGCTTCTAAACCATCTTTCAAttagtgtaaggactgagatttttgcagtgtaacTAAACTCTtagttgacgatatttttgtgtatattttaattacaaaagcactcgtcaagtttcgggcgaaaagagttaaaacggagattctacgtgatttccaagtttcacttaaagtgaatagtaactcgattttccggagaagtcaCGGTGGGAAGTTGACTTCTCGCTcgtatcagactccgttcatagcagtccaatagctcgtttcgaacagTTCAGCTATTTTGGAACTGATGGCGCTGACAAATTTTGGGTTtcacgcacggatttcgagaaaatctgaaattaCATGTTCTCTATGTAATTGTGCGTCATtgtggccttttggagagaaaacggatttcgtcgcgaatccgttaCCGATCGAGGCGAACCAAAATCGTAGATTTGTTGTCTCAattgtgctgatcgcactggtatgatccgttcgcaaatctgacggacggatctgggGATATTGTGCTTTGACCGAGGAGTGGTCGGTGTtagcaaaacggtattttcgcaaaagctgcgacattttatgtaccgtttcgcgtgagatcgcacgtggaggggtattcacccgttttactcgcgctgtgagggactcggaacAAATTATTGAGTTTAGAGGGACTTTGGTGCATTTGTACCTAGGTATTTATATAGCTCTTTAGGGTTTCTTCtagctaaccctaaccctagccttgccGCACCCCCCAGCCACCTTTGTACATCTCCTCTGCCCAGCCGCGCACGCATCGGCCGCCGCCGACcaagccccggccggccagcagCTGCTGCAGTCGCAGCCGCAACCATAGCCAccttccctctccctcacattgTCCTTTATTCCCCTATTGCGGCTCGAGACCTTGGCAGAGTATCCCTCCCCTTCCAGCCCTCTCCGGCATCGCCCCCTGAGATCCGGCGACTGCCCCGGCCGCCGCTGCTGCCCCAGCATTTTGCTGCCAGCCTGGGCCTAACCCAGGCCGAGGCAGCCCCAACTCCCTCTCCTCGCACTGCTGCCGCCTTGGGCCATTCCGGTGGCACCTCCCCAACGTTAGGCCTCCGGCCGCCGTTGCCCCGAGCCGCCCAGAGCGCCGCCGTTGCCGCTACTGCCGCCTGCAGCCTTCCAGCCCGAGCCGAGCCGAAGCCTGTGTGCAGCCTCTCCCCGCACGTCACTGCCGCCTTGAGTCGGCCACGCCGCCTCccccggagccccggcgacccgtcccgccggtcgccgccgtaCCTGAGCTCCCCGGCNCGCCGCCGCTCCTGCTGCGTGCATCCTCCAGCCCTCCAGCCCGAGCCAAGCCGAAGCCTGTGTGCAGCCTCTCCCCGCGGGTCGCCGCCGCCTTGAGTCGGCCGCGCTGCCTCccccggagccccggcgacctgtcccgccggtcgccgtcgTCCCTGAGCTCCCCGACCGCCGCTGTGGCTGCCATTACCGTGGAGTCCGAGCCCTAGTTggtgcgggctcggtttgctccaccgtcgccgccgccactcTCCGCCGCCACTCGAGGTGAGCACcatactcctcacctcccctgcacccatccctggcccgcGCGCAcctcgccgtgccgccggaagccgacCGGAGCAAGCTTgttccggccaagcccgaaatagggctttaCTTGGGTTGTTTGCTATTCCAagcttcccgagcctccccgatctctatGGAAgagagcacgatgatcgtggcaaATTGCTTATGATCGTGCTTACCGagattctgtcggggagactccgttccgttgtttcggcggtgtcgaccctgttgAGCCTTTTGGGCTGCTGTTCCATGTTTGCGCGCGTTTTTcagcgatccgaggctgttccgatgcctccggaggtgagcacggtgatcgttggtcagtgctgatcacagtgctcacctcactttggatcaaagGATTCTGGTTAGCTCTGTTCGGCgtgatcttccctgactgcgcgctattcgtaGAACTTCGGGTTGCAgccgcgcctcccacagtgagccgttgtgctccggatcatgagcacggcctccggcacatcgagacctatcagtacgtGTCTTGGCGGAcctcgaaagtcctcggtttacatgaacgagccacttgatcgcccaatttacataaaataataggattttatataaattgaggGACTTTTGCACAATTGTGCACCTTgaggctactgtgggcagtgtgtatgcacgtgtggtgacctctggactgattgtccatgatccgatagcCTTCGCAAAAATCGaggagtcgatttcggtgcgtttttcagCGAAATTCGTCGAAAGAATGCGGTTtcagttcggatttcttccgacgtggtttgttTATCCTGTgatttgtcgctgagccttgttggctgatcaccatcatcattttgtgggttcggtgatgatgggtgagcgacggtgggttccggtgctgaaattgacactttcgggaacccgtattcgtacaattatccggcgataattgtgtagtggtgttatcttgtgtttgctgccaagacatccaaacaggagtgttttgtggcagtgggtgactcgtgacacgagtcggtgagtttcgggacacttagtgggtcccgacggcgtcccaaTGTGgctttcgggacttccggtgagttatgGTGattggttttgggaaaccgattcggggacttgtgtgggggtttgtgagtctcgtgctttgggttagtgggttggatactaacccggtggacctttgTAGGTCCGGTCGACTTGTGTGCATTCAGGTTTTCCGACGCAattgtgacaggtgggtgcttcgagctggtagtcggtgagagcgtttcacctttccctgtttttctattccagtattgtagtctctacatgtcattgCTTGGTTATCATTAGTATATCTTACTTTCTTGGCTGCATCTatt from Ananas comosus cultivar F153 linkage group 18, ASM154086v1, whole genome shotgun sequence encodes:
- the LOC109724202 gene encoding uncharacterized protein LOC109724202, whose amino-acid sequence is MGAGEVRSMVLTSSGGGEWRRRRWSKPSPHQLGLGLHGNGSHSGGRGAQGRRRPAGQVAGAPGEAARPTQGGGDPRGEAAHRLRLGSGWRAGGCTQQERRRAGELRYGGDRRDGSPGLRGRRRGRLKAAVTCGERLHTGFGSARAGRLQAAVAATAALWAARGNGGRRPNVGEVPPEWPKAAAVRGEGVGAASAWVRPRLAAKCWGSSGGRGSRRISGGDAGEGWKGRDTLPRSRAAIGE